CGCCGATCACGGCCAGGTCGGGCGAGCCGTCGCCGGTGAAGTCGCCGGTCGCGAGATCACGGCCGAAGTGGCCGGCCGCGCCGCCGACGGGCGTGAGGTTGGTGCCGCCGGACAGGCCGGACTTCGAGCCCCAGACGACGGTGACCGTGCCGCGGTAGTCGTCGCTGCCCACGTGCTCGAAGGGGTTGGCGACGACGAGGTCCGCGTAGCCGTCCTTGTTGAGGTCGGCGCTCGCGAGGGACGCGCCGAACTGGTCGTCCTCCTCCCCGGCTCCGGGGATGCCGGCGCTGTCCTGGTGGAGGAACTTCGGATGGGCGGTGTCGAGGCCGGTGGCGGTGCCGTACACGACGGTCACGGTGCCGCCCTCGCGGTCGACGTCGTTGTAGCCGCCGTAGGCGAGGTCCCGGCGGCCGTCGCCGTTGAAGTCGTCGTAGTGCCCCGCCACCGCCGCGGAGGCGGGGCCGGTGAGGAACACGGGGGTGACGCCGGTCGCCAGCAGGGCGGCGACCAGGGCGGTCGTGGCGGATCTGCGCATGATGTCTCCCTGGTCCGTCAGCCGGTGAGGCCGGCGCCGAACGCGCCGAAGGAGCGGGTCTGGCCGAGGCTGCCCGGGCCGAAGGCGCGGGCGCCGTCGGTCACGGGGCCGGTGGCCGAGCCGCGCAGGGCCGTGATCGAGCCGATGCCCTCGTCCTCGAAGCCGGCGGTGACGGTGAACTCGGCGCGGCCGTCCTTGGTGACGTCGGCCAGCAGGACGTCCGAGCCGAAGTAGTCCATGGCCTCGGCGGTGCCCGGGACACCGGCGGTGGCCTGGGTGAGGGTGCGGGCGCCGGTGCGCGAGACGCCCGAGGCCGAGCCGTTCATCAGGACCGTGGAACCGGAGTCCTCGAGAGTGCCGACGTCCTCGAAGATGACGCCGATGGCGAGGTCGCCGTAGCCGTCGCCGTTGGCGTCGCCGATGGAGACCGAGCTGCCGAAGCCGTCGTTCGCCTCGTCGACGCCGGGGACGCCGGTGGAGGCCTGGGTCAGCTCGGCCATGGGGGCGTCGCCGTTGACCGGGCCGCCCTCGGAGCCGCGGATGACGACGACCCGGCCGCCGAGGGAGCCGCTGTGGTCGTCGTCCTTCGTGAAGACGTTGCCGAGGGCGATCTCGTCGTAGCCGTCGCCGTCGATGTCGCCGAGCGCGAGGGAGGTGCCGCCGTTCAGGGGGCGGGGGAGCGAGGTGTCCGGGCCGGTCGGGGAGCCGAGGTAGGCGACGCCCTTGGACCAGCTGCCCGACTCGGCCGAGTCGAGGCGGACACGGTAGGTGAGGACCAGGTCCGACCGGCTGTCGCCGTTGGTGTCGCCCGCCTCCATGGCGTCGACGCTGTACACGGTCTCGGGCGTGGCGATCTTCTTCACGGCGCCGCTGGTGCCGGTGGTGGTGAAGGGGCCGCGCACGACGTAGACGTGGGACGAGTCGGTGCCGACGGCCAGGTCCGCCTTGCCGTCGCCGTCGAAGTCGCCCGCGGTCAGCAGCCGGCCCCAGTGGTCGTGCCCGGAGACCGCCGGGTCCTTGACCGAGGTGCCGTTCTTCAGGCCGCTCGCCGAGCCCCACAGCACGGTGACGGAGCCGCCGTCGCCGTCCGTGCCGACATCCTCGCCGGAGGAGCCGACGGCGAGGTCGGTGTAGCCGTCGCCGTTGAGGTCGGCCACGGCGAGGGCGTCACCGAAGGTGTCCTCGGCCTCGGCGGCACCGGGCACCCCGGCGGTGTTCTGGCTGACCACGGTCCGCTTGGCCGGGTCGAGGCCGGTGGCACCGCCGTAGACCACGGCGACGTAGCCGGCCATGCCCTTGCCGTCGACCTTGGCGTACGGGGCGGCGAAGGCGACGTCGCCGTAGCCGTCGCCGTTGAAGTCGGCCTTCGGGCCGGTGGTGGGCGCGGCGGTGGCCGCCGTCGCGGGCAGGGCGGTGAGCAGGCCGGTGGTGAGGGCCGTGGCCAGGAGGAGGGTGCGCTTGCGCATCTGTGGAGTCCCAGGTGTTGTCGTGATCAGGAGTTGAGTGCGGTGCCGTAGCCCGGCGTGCCGGCCGTGGAGACGCCGGTCGTGCCCGGGCCGAAGCTGACGGAGCCGGTGGCCGTCGGGCCGGTGGCGGTGGAGCGCAGGGACCAGACGGCGCCGTCGCCGGCGTTCTCGCCCGGCGCGGAGACGGACAGGTCGGCGCGGCGGTCGCCGGTGTGGTCGGTGAGGGTCACGCGGGCGCCGAAACGGTCGCCCTTCTCCGAACTCCCGGGTACACCCGCGGTGTTCTGGGTGTACGACGTCGCGCCCTTGGTGGTCAGGCCGGACGCCGAGCCGAACAGCACGGTGACGGCACCGGCGGCGGCGTTCTCACCGGCGGCGCCGATCGCCAGGTCGGCGAACCCGTCGCCGTTGACGTCGCCGAGCGAGACGCCGCTGCCGAAGCGGTCGCCCTGCTCGGAGGCGCCGGGCACACCGGGGGTGTCCTGGGTGAGGACGAGCGGGGCGCGGTTCGCGTCGAGGCCGCCGTCGGGTCCGCCGTGGACGACGGTGACCTTGCCGCCGAGGGCGCCCTCCGGGTCGGCGGACGTCTCCCGGTCGTTGCCCACGGCGATGTCGTCGTGGCCGTCGCCGTCGATGTCCCCGATGGCCGAGACGAGCCCGGCGGGTAGTCGCTCCAGCCAGTCGATGTAGTTGCCGATCTTCAGGTCGGCCAGGGCGGTGGTCGCGGCGCCGGTGTTCACGGCACGGCCGTGCAGGACCACCCGGGGGCGGCCGTCGCCGGTGACGTCGCCGGAGGAGAGGTGCGTGACGCCGTTCGAGGAGGACCACCAGTCGTTGGTGGAGCCCGAACCGCCGTTGGCCGTGCTCGTCCTGGTGATCGGGCCCTCCACGAGGGAGAGGGTGACCGGGCCGGTGGAGCCGACCGCGACGTCCACGTCCCCGTCGCCGTCGAAGTCGCCCGCGGCCAGCGTCTGGCCGTACCGGTCGTAGTCGGTGCTGAAGAAGCTGAACAGTGAACGGGCACCGGACAGGCCGGACTTGGAGCCCCAGACGATGGTGACCGTGCCGTCGTTGTTGTCGCTTCCGTCCTCGCCGGGCGTGCCGATCAGCAGGTCGGCGTACCCGTCGGTGTTGAGGTCGGCGGAGGCGAGCGCGGAGCCGAAGGCGTCGTCGGCCTCGGCGGCACCGGGCAGTCCGGCCGTGTTCTGGGTCAGGAGCGTGCGCGTGGAGCTCTTCGGACCGCTGGCGCTGCCGTAGACCACCGACACGGCACCTGCCCTCGCCTGCCCGGCGACGGTGGCGCCCGGCGCGCCGATCGCGAGGTCGGTGCGGCCGTCGCCGTTGAAGTCGTAGGGGGCGGCGGGGGTCGCGGCGTGCGCGGCCGGGGCGGAGAGGGTGAGGGCGAGCGGGGTCAGGGCCGCCGCGAGGACGGCGGCGGTGATACGGGTGCGCATGGGTGTACGTGCCTCACAGAGGAGTTGGCGGTCCGTCACTGGGCGACGGGCCGTCACAGGGCGGCGGGGCGTCACAGGGCGGCGGGGCATGGGCGGCGGGGCGTCACTGGGCGACGACGGAACCGAGGCTGCCGTCCTTGAGGGAGACGGCGGTGGTGGTGATGCCCTGAGCTCCGCTCGTGGTCAGGCCGGAGGCGGAGCCGCGCAGGGTCCACAGGCCGCCCGTGGAGTTCTCGCCGTCGACGCCGATCACCAGGTCCGCCTTGCCGTCCTTGGTCACGTCGGTCAGGCCGACCGCGGAACCGAAACGGTCCCAGGACTCGGCGGAGCCCGGCACACCGGCGGTGTCCTGGGTGTACGACTTCACTCCGCTGCCGGTCTTCAGGCCGGAGGCGGAGCCGAACAGCACGGTCACCGAGCCCGCGTCCTTCGCCGAGCCGACGTCCTCGCCCGCGGCGGAGACGACGACGTCGGCGTACCCGTCGCCGTTGATGTCGCCGGTGGTCACCGCCGAGCCGAAACCGTCGTCGGCCTCGCCCGCGCCGGGCACGCCCGGGGTGTCCTGGTGGACGACGGTCGGCTGCTGCGCCGGGTCGGGGCCGTTCGGGCCGCCGTACCAGACGGTGATCTGCCCGCCCTTGTGGCCGCCGGGCTTGAGGTCGTACGGGTCCGTGTAGTCGCCGAGGACGAGGTCGCCGTAGCCGTCGCGGTTGATGTCGCCGATCGAACCGGGGTAGCCGTCGGCGCCCGGCAGCTCGGCCATCTTGTACGTCGTGCCGGTCCAGCGGAAGTAGTTGATCTGGCCGCCGGTGTCGCCGTCCACGTTGAACGGGTAGACGCGCTCGGCCGCGCCGTCGCCGGTCATGTCACCCGCGATCACCTCGTACGTCGTGCCGAGCTCACCGACGACGGAGTGGCTCGACGGGCCGCCGGTGCGGGTGAAGGGGCCCCGGTAGATGCGGGTGTGGGTCTGGCCGGTGAGCGTGACGTCCGTGTCGCCGTCACCGTCGAAGTCGCCGGTCGCGATGCCCCGGGAGAAGCCGCCGTACTCGGACAGCGAGGTCGGCTGCGGCAGACCCTTGCCGCTGGTCAGGCCCGACGTGCTGCCCCACAGGATCGTGCCGGAGCCGATGCCGTCCCGGTCGCCGATGCTCTCACCGGTGGCGCCGACGACGAGGTCGGAGTAGCCGTCCCTGTCCAGGTCGCCGGTGGCCAGGGCGGCGCCGAACACGTCGCCCGACTCGGCGGTGCCGGGCACACCCGGGGAGTTCTGGGTGATGACGGCCTTGCGGGCGGCCGACACACCGGACGCCGAGCCGTACAGCACGACGACCGCGCCGGCGCAGGACGCCGAGCCGACGTTGGAGCAGGGGGCGCCGGCCGCGACGTCCCGGTACCCGTCGCCGTTGAAGTCCCCGGCGAGACCCGAGGGCGCGGCGGCGGCCGGGGTGATGGTGAGCAGGCCGGTGGTGAGCGTGGCGGCCAGGAGAAGGGTGCGCTTGCGCAAGAGGGGGCTCCGGGTGGGGAAGGGGCCGGGACCTGGAAGGCCCGGTCCCGGGGGGCGGGGGTGGCTCAGTCGGCGAAGATGGCGCCGAAGTTCGGATAGCCCCTCGTCGAGACGCCCGAGGTGCTGGGGGAGACGGTGCGCGAACCCGTGGCGGTGATCTTCGTGCCGCTGGACGGCAGGTACAGGACCGCGCCGTTGCCGTCGTTCTCGTACGAGCCGGCCAGCAGGTCGGCCCGGCCGTCGCCGGTGACGTCGTCGAGCTTGACGTCGGTGCCGAGGAAGTCGCCCTTCTCGTCCGAGCCGGGGACGCCCGCGGTGCTCTGCGCGAAGGACTGGGTGCCGGAGGAGGTGTTGATGCCCGAGGCCGAGCCGTACAGCACCACGAGCTGGCCGGCGTCCGCGACCGACCCGATGTCCTCGCCCGCGACGCCGACCACGAGGTCCTGGTAGCCGTCGCCGTTGACGTCGCCCGCGGTGAGGTTGAGCGGGCCGGACCCGTCACCCGACGCCTGGACCGGCGCCTTGACGCTGTACCGGCCCTTGACCGCGGTGCCGGAGGCGCTGATGCCGCCCTTGTAGACGTGGACGACGTTGGAGGTGGTGCCGACGGCCAGGTCCGCCTTGCCGTCGCCGTCGAAGTCGCCGGCGGCGAGGTTCCTGCCCCACCGGTCGTGCTGGGTGGGGGCCGCGTCCGCGATGGAGACGCCCTTGCCGGTGATGCCCTGCGCCGAGCCCCACAGGACCGCGACACCGCCGCCGTCCTTGTCGCTGCCGACGTCCTCCAGCGGGGAGGAGACGGCGAGGTCGTCGTAGCCGTCGCCGTTGAAGTCGGCGTAGGCGCTGTCGGCGCCGAACACGTCACCGCTCTCGGCCGTGCCCGGGGTGCCGGTGGTGTTCTGGCTGATCACGGACCGCTTTGCGGAGGACACCCCGGTCTTCGTGCCGTACAGGACGACGAGCTGACCGGCGTCCTGCTTCCCGCTCACGTACGCGCCGGACGCGGAGAACGCCACGTCGCCGATGCCGTCGTTGTCGAAGTCGGACTGCGGGGCCCGCGTCGGGTCCGCGGCCGTCGCCGTTCCGGCCGTGGCCGCGAGCAGCGTGCCGGTGAGGGCGGCCGCGGCGGCGGTCGCCAGGGCGAGGCGCAGGCGGGGGCGCCGGAACGGGTGCGCGTGCGGGTACGCGTGCGCGTGCGGGCGCCCGGAGGGGCGCTCGTGCTGATGCATGCGAGGTCTCCTGCTGCATGCGGGGATGCCTGGCGGACATCCACAGTCGATGGAGGGCCGGACTGTCCGTGTTCGCCGGGAGTTGTCCGGACGTTCACGGTGGTCGGCGATCAGGAGACCGGTGCGGGGGCGTAAGGGTTGTACGTGAGTTCGGTTAATTTCCGAGGCCGCTGGGAGGCAGGGTTCGAGCCACTCGGCGAGGTGGGGTTCGAGCCACTCGGCGAGGCCGGGGCCGAGTTCCCGCCGGCGGCCTTCCACGCGATCCGGAGCGCCTCGGCGACATGAGCGCTTGTGCCGGCTGGGGCCGGCCGGCCCCGGAGCACGGTCGTGCCCCGGACCGGTCGTGGTCCGGGGCACGAGGGGCCTGCACGGTTCTCAGCCGGGGCCTGGTTGCCGCCGGGTTTCGCCGGCGACCTGCTGCCCGGAGTCGCGTGCCTGCTCGGCTACCTGGCCGGCCTGGCCGCGGGCCTCCTCCTGTGTGGTGCGGGCGGCCTCCGCGGCGGTGTCCTTCACCTCCTGCGCCGCACCCTGGGCGACCTCCTTGGCCCCCTCCTTCAGGTTCTGCGCGGACTCCTGGGCGGCCTGCTTCACCGGTTCCAGCGCCTCGCCGCCGCGTTGCATCAGGTCGGTGGCCCTCTCCTGCTCCGCCTGGGAGACGGGCAGCATCGAGGCCGCCAGCAGGCCGACGCCGAAGGCGATCAGACCGGCGGCCAGCGGGTTGCCCTGGGTCCGGCGTATCGCCTGTTCCGGAGCCTGCCGTACGGCCTCACCGGCCTGACCGGCCGCCTCACGCGCGGTGTCGGCCGCCTGCTGGGTGCCCTCCTGCAGCGATCCGGCCATCGACTGCGCGCTGCCGGTCACGCCCTGGGCGGTCTGTGAGGCGGATCCCATGACCCGTTCCCGCAGGCCCGAGGCGGTGCCGCGCATCCTGCGAGTGCGGCGACGGGCAATACGCCGAGGGCTGGTCCGGTCCGCGAGCCGGTCCATGTCGGCGGACAAGCGGTCCCGCGTGGCGGTGATCTCGGCCCTCATCTGGTCGGGTGACGTGCCCATTGCGCATTCTCCTTCAGCGTCTCGACTGTCTGCTCGGGCTTGGGTGCCACGGTGCGCATCCGGGCACGGCCGAGTGCGTACAGCACCGCCGCGACCACGGCCCACACCGCGGTGACGATCAGGGCGGCCCAGCCTCCGTCCATCACGTTGGCCAGGCCCAGCACTGCGGCCAGTGACAGGAACAGCAGAACCATGTAGCCGGCGAACCCCGCGCCGCCGTACATGCCTGCCGCCTTGCCCGCTTTCGTCGCCTCCTGCTTGACCTCGGTCTTCGCCAGTTCGACCTCCTGCCGGAACAGGGTCTGGACGTCGGAGGTCACGGCGGACAGCAGCTCGCCCACCGAGGGGTCCCCACCCCGCGTCTCCACTTGGCGGGACTGGATCAAGGCCATCTCTCACACCTCCGGGTACGGACGCGCCGACGTTCCGCCCGGGGGCATGCCGACGGACGGCTGCATCTCCGGTGGGGGACCGGACGGCAGCGCCGTGGGCTGCCCCTCGGCCGGCACCTCAGACCGCTGTGTGCGCTCAGGGGCCCCGTCGGAACGCTCAGGGGACCCGTCGGACTTCCCCGCCGCCTTCACCAGCCGTCCGACGGCCAGCCCGGCCAGCAGCGCGCCGCCCAGGAACATGCCGGGGCGCCGGCGGGCGAAGTCCTGCACATCGGTGAGGGCGCCTTCGGCTCCCTGCTCGTCCAGATAGTCGGCCGCCCGGTGCCCGCCGTCGGCCGCCTGAGCCGCGAGGCCACGGGCAGGGGAGCCGCTCCGGGCGTTCTCCGCCAGCCCGGCCAGGTCGTCCGCCCACTGGCGCAGCGAGCCGGCCGCGCGCCTGGTCTGCTCCTCGACCTCGTGCATCGCACGGCCCCGCAGGTCCTGCGCGACCGCGCCGGCCTGCTGCCGGGCCTCGCCCGCCACGGCCTTGGCCTGGTCCACGGCGGTACCCGCGACCTCTCCGGCGGCCTGCCTGGCCTGATCGGTGGTGGCCGACGCCTCCGCTCTGGCCGTCTCCCCGGTCTGCCGCAACCTCGTCGTTCCGCCCTGCGCTGCGTCGCTCATCAGCCACTCCTCCTCACAAGATCACTTCACTTGTGGTCCGCTATGTACGCGAGTGACTATTTCGTTCCTGTTCACACACTTAAAGGGCGATTTATCGAGATTGATTGCTGGGCACCTCGGAAGCCGGCCGTGGGTCCGAAGCCATGGCCGTGGGCACTCCGCGGCGATGACGGCCCCCGCCTGGGAAGCTACTGATCATGACAATCCCGTTACCACCGCATCCCACCGGTCTCCCTTACCACCGCATGGGCCACAGCACAGGGCGACACCGCTGGTGGCGGCCGGTGCTCGGCACTCTGCTGGCTCTTGGTGTCTACGTCGTACTCGTCGTCTTGCTGATCGCCCTCTCCTACGGCTTCGGGGCAGCGGCCGGACTCCGTGAACTGCCGGAGGGTGGCCACGACTTCGGCCCGCTCGTCAACACGGCCCTCGACCTGACCTTCATCGCGGTCGCCCTGCCCTTGATGCTGCTGGCCGTGTGGTGGCCGGGGCGGCGCCCGCCCGGCACCCTGTCGTCGGTCGACGGACGGCTGCGGTGGCGCTGGCTGGTCCGGTGCCTGCTCGTCGCGGTGCTCCCCGTGGCCCTGCTGGCAGTGTCCGCCGTCTTCCTGCCCGACAGCGGAAGCGGCTCGGGGGAGTCCGTCGTATGGGTGGGCTGGCGATCGTTCCTCACCTCGCTGGTCGTGCTGGCCGTGTTCGTCCCGGTGCAGGCCGCGGCCGAGGAGTACGTCTTCCGGGGCTGGCTGACGCAGGCGGTCGGCGCCTTCGTCCGTTCTCCGTGGTTCGCGGTGATCCCGCAGGCCGTACTGTTCGCCGCCGCCCACGGCTGGGGCACCAGGTGGGGCTTCCTCGGCCTGCTGGTCTTCGGTCTGGTCTGCGGTGGGCTGACCATCCGTACCGGCGGCCTGGAGGCGGCCGTCGCTCTGCACGCCCTGAACAACCTGATGGCCTTCGGCGTAGCCGCCGCGATCGTCGACGGGCTGTCGTCCGATGAGACCGCTGCCGACTCACCCTGGCAACTCGCCCTCGTGGACATGGCAACGACCCTGCTCTACGCCGCACTCGTGCTGTGGCTCGCCCGGCGCCACCGGCCACAGCGATTCTCACCGCCGGTGTCCGAATCCGCCCCACCTCCATGGGATGTCAGGCCTCCGGCTGGGGCGAGATTCACGGATCCGGCTTGATCCTCACGTTGCGTGAGGCTGGAGAGTGGGGCGCATGAGCGACTACTACGACGCGTTCGAGATGAGTCCCGTGCCCGCTCCCGGCCCGGACGCGGTTCCGCCGGAGCCCTTCCGCGGCATCTATGGGATGCCCGCGTTCGTGACGATCCCCACGAGCGATCTGGCGGCGTCGGTGGACTTCTGGGTACGTGGGCTCGGGTTCATCGAGCTGTTCAGCATCCCCGGCAGCGTCGTGCATCTGCGCCGGTGGGCGTTCCAGGACGTCCTCCTCGTCCCGGCGGCGAGCGTTCCGGAGCAGGCGCCGGCGATGAGCGTGAGTTTCGCGTGCGTCCTCAGCCAGATCGACTCCCTTGCCGAGGCATGTCGTGCGTTGCGCCCGAACTCGGTCGACGGTCCACGGGACACTCCCTGGACCACCCGCGATGTGGAGGTGATCACCCCCGAGAACGCCCGGGTCGTCTTCACTGCGGCGAAGCCCTTCGACCCGGCCAGTCAGGAGGCGCGGAACCTTGCAGCCGTCGGGATCACCCCACCGGGTTTCGCTCGCGGCGACAATGAGGATCATGCCTGATGCCACTGGCGCCGATGGCCTGACGGCTGGTCAGGTCTCGGCGCGCATGGGCGTGACAGTCCGAGCGCTGCACCACTGGGACGGGACCGGCCGGCGCGACCGTCGCCGCGCACGGCTGCCGGATACCGGTTCTCACCGCTGGTGACCTGGAACGCCTGCACCGCATCGTCGTCTGCCGTGAACTCGGTCTCGGCCTGTTTGGCTCGACTGCGCTGCCGGCCTGGCCGAGTCCTTGCTGTTCCCGCGAGCGTGGGAACGCCACGCCTCCGGTTCTGGGCTGGCGACTGTCGAAGTACGCGGCCGGCCGTTGGAGCCTGTCATTGCCAGACGCGATGCAAGGAACCCCCTCCCCGGTCTTCAATTCCTGACTCTTCAGCATTCGGTATTTCTTCAGGTAACGCGATTCGAAAGCCTGGCCGTGATCACTGACTCGACCGCACTGCAGGCAGCAGTCCTGTCTGGCATTGGCCGTGGATGCGCCTACGGCTTAGGCCTGCTGTGTCTCAGGAAAGCCGACGCTGATGTCTTCCCGATACGGCACGCACCAGAGAGCTGCACTACGAACGCACCAGATCCCGGGCAGAGCGCACGAGTCGCCTTGCGTGACCGGTTTCAACACGAGTCTCCATCCATCAGGTCCGCTGAGGAAGCCTCGGCTCCAAAATGTCGATGGCCTCCGCCCAACGGAAGCGATCCGCGCCACCGCCTGCCTTGGGACGGTGAGGTTCGTAGGAGCCGACAAGGACTCCCATCTCACGCAGTTGTTCCAGACTCCGCTGGTAGGCGGGGTGCGCAGCCTGGGCGGCGTTCACGTAGGGGAGTGCGACTGTAGGGATGCCCATGCCGTATGCCTCGCACAGGATCCCCAGGGCGAGAGTGTCCGAGATGCCCGCAGCCCACTTGTTGATCGTGTTGAAGGTCGCCGGGGCGACCGCGATGACGTCGGCGGGTGGCAGCGGGCGGGTCTCGCCGGGCGTGCGCCAGGCGTAGCGGATCGGGTAGCCGGTCTGGGACTCGATCGCCTCTGCGTCCAGGAAGCCGAGGCCTTGAGGAGTGGCGATGACGCCTACGTCCCAGTTCCGTTCCTGCGCGTGAGTAATCAGTTTGCCGACATCGCCGGCGACTCCGGCCGCGCACACGACGACGTACAGGAAGGGCTTCTTGCCCTGCACGTTGGACTCGGTCACGCGGGGACTCCTAGTCGGTGGCTGAAGCGGTGCAGTTCCGGGAGGGTACGTCGGTGGTCACGGGCAGCCATGTCGGCTGCCAGGTGGCGGATGGCGGGGCGGCGTACGTCCTGAGCCGCACACGATTCCGCCATGCGCAGTGCCTGGTAACCATCGGCGAGGCGTCCCAGCTGGCTGTGGGCGCGAGCGGTCTCCACCCACAGGGCCGCCCGCCGTTCCGGTACGGGGATCGGGCGGTTTGTGAGGGGCCGGGCTGCCTGAAGAGCAAGTCCTGCATCTCCGAGAGCCACCAGTGCACTGACCTCGTGCAGGGCGACGTTGGTCTGGCAGAAGTTGGCCCATGCGTCGGGCTGGTTGAGTGTCACGTATCGAGCGACTTCTTTGGCCTCTGTGAGGAATTCCGCCGTAGAGGCACGGTCGCCGCCTCTGCTCGATGCGGTGACTCCGCGGAGCAGTAACAGCCCTACTGCGGCGAGGTATTTCGGTGAGCGCCGATCGTACGAGCCCGACAACTGGTCGGCAGTGTGACGGACGAGGGTGACGGCTTGAGCGGTGTGCTTCTCTCGGGCAAGGACGTGGGTTTGGACACGGACGCTGGAGGCCAGGACGACGGGGTCACCTGAGCGTTCGGCCTCGGCCATCGCTCGGCCGACAGCGAGCCAGGCGCTTCCTTGGTCGTGCTGTTTGAGTAGGAGGCTCGTAGCGGTCTGATAGGCCGTTGCGAGCAGACCGGACAGCGTTGGAGCGTCGATCTTGCCGTCGTCGGAGGCACACCGGAGGTCAGCGATCAATCCAGGCAGGACGCGCTCCAACGTGGCGTAGTCGCAGGTGTGGAACAGCCGACGGGTCGCACCTACCCGGTTCCGTAGGGAAGCGACGTCCGACGCAGCCCGGGGAACAGAGGCGGCCGCGAGAGTTGGTCCAGGCAGCAAAGCCTGGACGAGGGCATCGCGTATAGCGGCGGGCGAGGACGCTGCCCCCAGTGCCGTGATGCCGGCGGCGAGGAACGTACGGCGGTGCACCCCTTCCGGCTCGGCAACTGCGGTGGTACGGGAGGACGGCGCGGGAGCTAGCCCCAACTTGTGGGGCGGGATCCCCAGTTCCTGCGCCATGGCCCGGAGGACGCGCATGTCATCGGTGCCCCTGCCGCTCT
This region of Streptomyces caelestis genomic DNA includes:
- a CDS encoding flavoprotein, whose translation is MTESNVQGKKPFLYVVVCAAGVAGDVGKLITHAQERNWDVGVIATPQGLGFLDAEAIESQTGYPIRYAWRTPGETRPLPPADVIAVAPATFNTINKWAAGISDTLALGILCEAYGMGIPTVALPYVNAAQAAHPAYQRSLEQLREMGVLVGSYEPHRPKAGGGADRFRWAEAIDILEPRLPQRT
- a CDS encoding FG-GAP-like repeat-containing protein yields the protein MRTRITAAVLAAALTPLALTLSAPAAHAATPAAPYDFNGDGRTDLAIGAPGATVAGQARAGAVSVVYGSASGPKSSTRTLLTQNTAGLPGAAEADDAFGSALASADLNTDGYADLLIGTPGEDGSDNNDGTVTIVWGSKSGLSGARSLFSFFSTDYDRYGQTLAAGDFDGDGDVDVAVGSTGPVTLSLVEGPITRTSTANGGSGSTNDWWSSSNGVTHLSSGDVTGDGRPRVVLHGRAVNTGAATTALADLKIGNYIDWLERLPAGLVSAIGDIDGDGHDDIAVGNDRETSADPEGALGGKVTVVHGGPDGGLDANRAPLVLTQDTPGVPGASEQGDRFGSGVSLGDVNGDGFADLAIGAAGENAAAGAVTVLFGSASGLTTKGATSYTQNTAGVPGSSEKGDRFGARVTLTDHTGDRRADLSVSAPGENAGDGAVWSLRSTATGPTATGSVSFGPGTTGVSTAGTPGYGTALNS
- a CDS encoding phage holin family protein, whose amino-acid sequence is MALIQSRQVETRGGDPSVGELLSAVTSDVQTLFRQEVELAKTEVKQEATKAGKAAGMYGGAGFAGYMVLLFLSLAAVLGLANVMDGGWAALIVTAVWAVVAAVLYALGRARMRTVAPKPEQTVETLKENAQWARHPTR
- a CDS encoding FG-GAP-like repeat-containing protein, whose translation is MRKRTLLLAATLTTGLLTITPAAAAPSGLAGDFNGDGYRDVAAGAPCSNVGSASCAGAVVVLYGSASGVSAARKAVITQNSPGVPGTAESGDVFGAALATGDLDRDGYSDLVVGATGESIGDRDGIGSGTILWGSTSGLTSGKGLPQPTSLSEYGGFSRGIATGDFDGDGDTDVTLTGQTHTRIYRGPFTRTGGPSSHSVVGELGTTYEVIAGDMTGDGAAERVYPFNVDGDTGGQINYFRWTGTTYKMAELPGADGYPGSIGDINRDGYGDLVLGDYTDPYDLKPGGHKGGQITVWYGGPNGPDPAQQPTVVHQDTPGVPGAGEADDGFGSAVTTGDINGDGYADVVVSAAGEDVGSAKDAGSVTVLFGSASGLKTGSGVKSYTQDTAGVPGSAESWDRFGSAVGLTDVTKDGKADLVIGVDGENSTGGLWTLRGSASGLTTSGAQGITTTAVSLKDGSLGSVVAQ
- a CDS encoding DUF3618 domain-containing protein, giving the protein MGTSPDQMRAEITATRDRLSADMDRLADRTSPRRIARRRTRRMRGTASGLRERVMGSASQTAQGVTGSAQSMAGSLQEGTQQAADTAREAAGQAGEAVRQAPEQAIRRTQGNPLAAGLIAFGVGLLAASMLPVSQAEQERATDLMQRGGEALEPVKQAAQESAQNLKEGAKEVAQGAAQEVKDTAAEAARTTQEEARGQAGQVAEQARDSGQQVAGETRRQPGPG
- a CDS encoding CPBP family intramembrane glutamic endopeptidase, which gives rise to MGHSTGRHRWWRPVLGTLLALGVYVVLVVLLIALSYGFGAAAGLRELPEGGHDFGPLVNTALDLTFIAVALPLMLLAVWWPGRRPPGTLSSVDGRLRWRWLVRCLLVAVLPVALLAVSAVFLPDSGSGSGESVVWVGWRSFLTSLVVLAVFVPVQAAAEEYVFRGWLTQAVGAFVRSPWFAVIPQAVLFAAAHGWGTRWGFLGLLVFGLVCGGLTIRTGGLEAAVALHALNNLMAFGVAAAIVDGLSSDETAADSPWQLALVDMATTLLYAALVLWLARRHRPQRFSPPVSESAPPPWDVRPPAGARFTDPA
- a CDS encoding FG-GAP and VCBS repeat-containing protein, translated to MHQHERPSGRPHAHAYPHAHPFRRPRLRLALATAAAAALTGTLLAATAGTATAADPTRAPQSDFDNDGIGDVAFSASGAYVSGKQDAGQLVVLYGTKTGVSSAKRSVISQNTTGTPGTAESGDVFGADSAYADFNGDGYDDLAVSSPLEDVGSDKDGGGVAVLWGSAQGITGKGVSIADAAPTQHDRWGRNLAAGDFDGDGKADLAVGTTSNVVHVYKGGISASGTAVKGRYSVKAPVQASGDGSGPLNLTAGDVNGDGYQDLVVGVAGEDIGSVADAGQLVVLYGSASGINTSSGTQSFAQSTAGVPGSDEKGDFLGTDVKLDDVTGDGRADLLAGSYENDGNGAVLYLPSSGTKITATGSRTVSPSTSGVSTRGYPNFGAIFAD
- a CDS encoding VOC family protein produces the protein MSDYYDAFEMSPVPAPGPDAVPPEPFRGIYGMPAFVTIPTSDLAASVDFWVRGLGFIELFSIPGSVVHLRRWAFQDVLLVPAASVPEQAPAMSVSFACVLSQIDSLAEACRALRPNSVDGPRDTPWTTRDVEVITPENARVVFTAAKPFDPASQEARNLAAVGITPPGFARGDNEDHA
- a CDS encoding FG-GAP repeat domain-containing protein; translated protein: MRKRTLLLATALTTGLLTALPATAATAAPTTGPKADFNGDGYGDVAFAAPYAKVDGKGMAGYVAVVYGGATGLDPAKRTVVSQNTAGVPGAAEAEDTFGDALAVADLNGDGYTDLAVGSSGEDVGTDGDGGSVTVLWGSASGLKNGTSVKDPAVSGHDHWGRLLTAGDFDGDGKADLAVGTDSSHVYVVRGPFTTTGTSGAVKKIATPETVYSVDAMEAGDTNGDSRSDLVLTYRVRLDSAESGSWSKGVAYLGSPTGPDTSLPRPLNGGTSLALGDIDGDGYDEIALGNVFTKDDDHSGSLGGRVVVIRGSEGGPVNGDAPMAELTQASTGVPGVDEANDGFGSSVSIGDANGDGYGDLAIGVIFEDVGTLEDSGSTVLMNGSASGVSRTGARTLTQATAGVPGTAEAMDYFGSDVLLADVTKDGRAEFTVTAGFEDEGIGSITALRGSATGPVTDGARAFGPGSLGQTRSFGAFGAGLTG